CTTTAGAGTGTACCCTTGTTTGGTTTGTTGCTCGTGATAGCAGTTAGCTGTGGAGTGTCAACGTGTGAACCGGCCTGTACTCAACTAACATTACGTGTTGATCTTATTAACTGAAGGGACATTAGTTTTTATTGGTAATAAAAAATTACGCTCATAATTTAACATTGCGTTGTCGTGGTAGACTTGAATGTTCAATGTAAGATTAGCAATGAAGCTTGGGTGTAATAGAGGCCGTTATTGGTATATAAAATGCTTTAAGATTAAACTGACTTTGCTCAATGCATTACTGTAATGTTATATTAATGTGGTGTTTACTTTTTAAGGGAGTTGACATCAGACACAACAAGGACCGTAAGGTGCACAGGAAAGAGCCAAAGAGCCAGGACATCTACCTGAGGCTCCTGGTCAAGGTaatttatatttacacattatGCTTTACTCATTGGAAAAAAATACCACCAGTAATTATTTCTGTAATCTTAGCTCATTGAATTATTTAGTTGACAACTAGAGTTATCATTCTAATCTTATGCGATGTTCCTAACTAACCTGCTGGGTTCTTACAGTTGTACAGGTTCCTGGCCCGCCGCTCTAATGCTCCCTTCAACAAGGTCGTCCTGAGGAGGCTCTTCATGAGCAGGACCAACAGACCACCCATCTCTATTTCCCGCCTGGTCAGTTTCAATTGTTTCCCATCCTGTCCACTATTAATGATTCCCTTCTTTCTCCATTAGATTTAGAAACTTTCAAGACTAAAATGCATTTCTTACAAAGTACATttggttttactgtttttaggGCTGCATAGATTTGAGCCACTGGATTGGTATCAATGCAGATGTGACAGATCTACATCAGATAGGGTTTCTTTGTCATATATTGCGTAAAAGCATTGGTATCAATGGATACCTGAGGTGAGAGTTTGGTAGAGAAAAGGCTGGATTGCTTCATCCCTAGGAGGGCCTGCTCTGCTTTCCAGTGGCTGACTTTCAGGATGCAGTTTGGATTGGGTTAACAAATTTGGCTTGAACTTGGGTCTGTTTATTCTATTTGGCTCTTAAGTTGTATTGCATCTCAACACTAACCTtggaaatatattaaatatgaaCTGGCGGTCAAATTATTGTAGACACAATGTTATCAATGTAATGCGGCCAACAACTGCCTGCATGATATTACCCAGGTCCTAATGTTAAAGTTGCATGAGCCCTGTTGGTTGTTCAGACATGTGTGGTGAATATCTGACTTTACTTCCATTGCAACCAGATCCGTAAGATGAAGATGCCTGGCCGTGAAAACAGAATTGCAGTTGTTGTGGGATCAGTCACTGATGATGTCAGGATTCAGGATATCCCCAAGCTCAAGGTAACCTTTTAATTGTTTACAAATGTCACAATTAATCTGTtagcgtttttttttctcccataaATATGATTCAACCCAATGAGTATCTTCCTTCAACAGTGTAAAGTTGTTGGTGAAAGTTTTTGACATAGTTCTCATGTCCCGTTTGTACTCCACAGATCTGCGCTCTGAGGGTAACTGATGGTGCCCGCCGCAGGATCCTGAAGGCAGGCGGTCAGGTGATGACCTTTGACCAGCTGGCTTTGGCTTCTCCCAAAGGACAGGGCACAGTGCTGCTGTCAggtaaataaacatatttaggTTAAGGCTGTGCCCCATTTCTTAAACGCCATGTAAACTCCTTACCACGGTTATAATGGGAGTTTTCATAACCCGGTCGACAGAGGTAGAAAACTCCTTCAGTAACTGGGGTATTTTTTCATGTATACACCTTAACCGGGGTTTGATGGGGTTAAGC
The genomic region above belongs to Etheostoma cragini isolate CJK2018 chromosome 6, CSU_Ecrag_1.0, whole genome shotgun sequence and contains:
- the rpl18 gene encoding 60S ribosomal protein L18, whose amino-acid sequence is MPRNQSETRDFSAVFIARPQLFLFPFRSEPKMGVDIRHNKDRKVHRKEPKSQDIYLRLLVKLYRFLARRSNAPFNKVVLRRLFMSRTNRPPISISRLIRKMKMPGRENRIAVVVGSVTDDVRIQDIPKLKICALRVTDGARRRILKAGGQVMTFDQLALASPKGQGTVLLSGPRKGREVYRHFGKAPGTPHSHTKPYIRSKGRKFERARGRRASRAYKN